GTAATTGACTTAATATTTTGGAGTAAATATACTTCTTGTCCCTAacaattgtaattttttttcaaaaataccctaacatttaatttcatgcaatatTGTCCCTaatgttttttatttgtgtcaaaATTATCTCTAGTTAACTCCATGTAAAACGTTTTAGAGACAAAATTGAAAACTTCCTGGGGCAGTTTTGACACAAATCGAAAATGTTAAGGACAAAATTGAATGAAACTAATCTTTAGGggtatttttgaagaaaatcgCAAACGTTTCTTACCCTAATATTTTGGTATGAAGCAGTTCTATATGTTGTTCTTTATTCGATTATTGTGGCATCTGTAGGGGACAAAGCGGGAGCAACATACCTCAGGTTGGCAAGTTGCCATTTGAAGGTAATGGGATCGAAATGTTTGGAGCACCGTCTAATAGGGTTTATCTTGCTGTCTAGTTTTGAATCCTTTGTTGGTCAGTAAGCCTGTATGATAATGTAGTTTTCTGCTTGtagttggaaagtaaacatgaAGCTGCCCAAGCCTATGTCGATGCCGCTCATTGCTATAAAAAGACTAATATAAATGGTATGCAAGTTAGTCATTACTATTTatataaactaaaatttttttattgaggTTCTGAACGCAAGAATACTACTGTGTTGACATTGTATGCAAAAGATTTTGCTGGTAAAAATCTTCtttgtcttcttttttttattgtgcCTTGTATATTCTCTTACTTCTCTTAAGTGTCAGGTGTATCGGTGTCATATAAAGAAGTTTCAGCCATTCTGCTATTATATGACATAAGAAATTGTTCTGTTATTCCACTTTTAAGTTTTCTTTTGGTGTAAACACGTACATTACCTCACATGTAGGTAACAAGCACTATGTACTCTTTCGAGGTTTTCTTAAGTCAGATATTGTGATTAAGTTTTTCATGTGTAAGTTGGTTATGTTTGATTTCTATTTGCATTTTTTGTTTTAgggtttatatttattattttcacttTTAGTATTGAAGGCAGTAGTATGCTTAATGTGAAgctcttcttttcttcccttttttccCCTTTCATTGTATACAGAGGCTGTAAATTGCCTGGACCATGCTGTGAATCTATTCTGTGATATTGGAAGACTCTCCATGGCTGCTAGATATTTGAAGGAAATTGCTGAATTGTACGAGTCTCAACAGAATATTGAGCAGGCTGTTGTTTACTATGAAAAATCAGCTGATTTTTTCCAAAATGAAGAAGTTACAACTAGTGCAAACCAGTGCAAGCAAAAGGTTGCTCAATATGCTGCCCAGCTAGAACAGTGAGATTTTTTACTTTCTGAGTTCTCTTTCTTTTACTGTTGTGTTATGGCTTGAATAATATTGTTTCCATTACCAACATgacttttttctttatttgtttagTAATTTAGACTGGGGTATTTGGTTTCCAGCCTTTTTCGGAGGTCAGCATTTTCTTAATCCACTGTAGGTTGCTGAAGTTTCAAGGATTATATAGGAAAACCTATAGACTAAACTGATGTCTAGcatctttattttttacaatCTGTTTTATGTTGACACTTATGCATGCTGGTAATGGAAGTTAGTCCACAGCTACATTTGGGCTATCATAAATCGATGTGTATGTTATGCACTAGTTACAGCAGGAACTGCAAGAATAATGTTAAAAAATTCAAACCTTATTTTCTAAATGGGAACTTATCGGAGCGTTGCCTTTGTGTTTAGCCGAATATTAACTGTTTCTGTTTTATGGCAACTCCTCAGATATCAAAAATCAATTGACATTTATGAAGCCATAGCTCGCCAGTCTCTCAACAATAACTTGCTGAAGTATGGAGTTAAAGGACATCTTCTTAATGCTGGTATTTGCGAACTCTGTAAAGGGGATCTCGTTGCTATAAACAATGCACTAGAGAGATATCAGGTCTGAGAAATTTCCATAATTTACATTTTGAGACTGGACATCTTTTAGTTGCTCAACTTTTTGGCTACATACTTCATTTGCAGGAGCTGGATCCAACATTTTCAGGAACACGTGAATATAGATTTTTGACGGTAAAGTACCAGTTTTGAAATTTCATTATAAACTTTTTTATGACAGATTAAACTGGACTATAATATGTGGATTTTCCATAGCTTCCATCTCTACCGTAATGTTTAATTACAATTTGGCTGCTTTGTCATTACACTTATATTTACCATGAGACTTGCTggcctttctttttttttttgtaggatattgcttctgcaattgaagaagaagatgttGGACATTTTACTACCATTGTCAAGGAATTTGATAGCATGACCCCTCTGGTAAGTACACCAATAGTTTTGTATTTCCCAATGAATTTCTAATGTATTTTGTGTCCACATTTTATAATAGAAGTAATACAACTTTTTATAACTGAGTTCCATATTTTACAGAAATTAAATGGATAAATAATTCGATTAATGTATCCCTGATTGGATCTTCGTCCAGAAATTTTTTGGTTGGAGAATTCCATTCAAATCCACCTACTTGATATTGGGTATTATGAATTTGACTCAAGTGACCGTGATTGGGAATGGTCAAATAATTAGTAAGGTGACCCAAAAATTTGTAGGATTTCGACGAAAAACTTTGTAGCCAAAGGTTTTTTATCCCAAAATGGGGGAAAATGTTAGAGGGGATGGGTTTTGCAGGATGTGCTTCAAAAGTAGTCTTTCTCCGTTTCATCGTTTCTGGTCTACCGATTATGAGATGCTTAGATTCAGATATTTCAGCTGATGGTCTCGGTTACCAGTTTCATCATTTAT
This sequence is a window from Arachis stenosperma cultivar V10309 chromosome 10, arast.V10309.gnm1.PFL2, whole genome shotgun sequence. Protein-coding genes within it:
- the LOC130955771 gene encoding alpha-soluble NSF attachment protein 2; translation: MADQLSKAEEYEKKAEKKLNGWGLFGSKYEDAADLFDKAANSFKLAKSWDKAGATYLRLASCHLKLESKHEAAQAYVDAAHCYKKTNINEAVNCLDHAVNLFCDIGRLSMAARYLKEIAELYESQQNIEQAVVYYEKSADFFQNEEVTTSANQCKQKVAQYAAQLEQYQKSIDIYEAIARQSLNNNLLKYGVKGHLLNAGICELCKGDLVAINNALERYQELDPTFSGTREYRFLTDIASAIEEEDVGHFTTIVKEFDSMTPLDSWKTTLLLRVKEKLKAKELEEDDLT